The genomic region CAGCAACTTGGCCAAGGATTTGCCTTTGCTTCCCGCGCCCCAAAGCACCAAAGGCCGTTGCGGGTCGTGGTCGAGTTTTAAGAACCAGTTGAGCTTCAGTTCCAAGAAGCGGTTGTCGGCATAATGCGGATGATTGCGTGACGTGCGCGAGGAATGGTCGCGCCAATGGTGCAGCACCTTCGTGGTTGGAATCACCTTCAATCCTTGCGCGTAGAAACGGAAGCAGAGGTCGTAATCCTCTGGGTAAGTGTCCAGTTCGAAGGCTCCGCAACGGTCAAGGTCTTCGCGATACACCATCCAGCAGGGCGATGGGATCACACATTCCTTGTAGATCTCCGTGTAGTTGTTGCCTTCCGCAGTGAGGCCGTTCAGCCATTGTTCATACTTACGATAGCCGTCTCCCAGTTCATTTTTGGAGAAGTATTCTACGAGTCCCGTGGCAAGATTTCCCTTTCCTACATCCAGTAGATTCTGCTTCAGCGTTTGCAGTTTCTGCGGAACCATGCGGTCGTCCGCATCCATTCGTGTAATCAGTTCACCAGAACTGTTGGCGTAAGCCGTTCGCAGCGCATCAATGATCCCCGAACCATTACGATCAAGAACGTTGATGCGCTTGTCCCGCTCCGCGAACCGATTAAGTATGGTTGGACTATCGTCTATGGAGCCGTCATTCACGGCAATCAGTTCCCAGTCGGTTTCTGTTTGCTCGATGATGGAATTCAGGCACTCTTCCAGAAACGGGCCAGCATTCTTAACTGGCATCAGAATGGAGATCTTGGTTCTTTCCGAACTCAATTCTTTACCAGTTTGATGGCCTTGCGGTCTTTGTCGTTGGAGAGCTCCAAGATGTAAACTCCGCTTTGCAAACCATTGGACGGCACATGCAGCACGCCATTGGGAGCGGAGTAGGACTGTAGCCGTTGTCCCAGCGCATTGTAAAGATTGGCGCTGATGCCCTTGTCGGAAACAATACGCAAAGGTTGTGTTCCGGAGGCGAACCCTTTGGTGTTGAATACGCGGAAAGTTTCTTCCTGCGGATTCACTTCATCAATACCGATGGAAGCGGGCAGCAGTCCTCGATCGAACATGCGCTGGTAGATCGGGTCGTGGTGCGCGCCTCCGAAAAGCAGCGTATCGGCCTGAATGAATGCCAGGGCAGCCTGCGGCATGGTCATTCCGGTTGCAAAACTGTACGTGGTCTGAAGCATGATGGCATCGGTGGCCTCACGGCCGATGTCGCCCCAGATCTGCATCAACGTGGCCGACCAGATGTCGGCATCTCCATAAAGATTGTTGGTAAGGTCTTCCGGGTAATGGTCGTTGCTTACCGAACTGCGTCCGCCCCAATACTCATTATGCCCATCCCACGTAAATACATCCGCCCAACGAAAGGTACTCAGGTAGCGCGAATACGAGGACGCAAAGTAATCTCCCAGCGCCTCATCCAGCGCAGACCGTTCAGAACCGCCAACGTTCGTGTTGGGAGCTGCTGAATTACTGATGGCGTGACCATATTCGTGAATAATGACATCGGCATCCTCCGCATCATCCACACCGCCTTCCCCGAATTTGAGTTGAGGTGGATTGAAAGCTCCGTTGAAATTGGAATTGTCGGCACCATTGAGCGCATGCGGATCCACATCTATTCGGTAATTGGCAAGATCCGTAAAACCCAACGATTGGATGTATTGCTGGAATGTGGTGAGGTGGTAAAAAGCGTTTCCGTCCTCAAAACCTGATTCGGCACGCGTGTAATTGAATTCAGGAGTTATGCTTGTAACGGGTGCAACGTCAGGGAACGAGAAGTCACGTATCTGCACGAAATCGTTGCGCAGAAAGAAGGTGTCGTTTTCAAACGTGGCGGGCACTTCAACAGCGATCCGCTCGGCATTCAATTGCAGAATGTCTTGATCGCCCGCATCTGCATAGGGCGCACCATAGTTTTGATGGGCAGTGGTGAGTGGATCCGGATTGAAAACCCAAACGGTAACGGTAGTGTCCTGTGGTGCAGCATAGCAGAGAAGGTCGTTCTGGTAAACAACTTTCACGTCCTTGTTCAGAACCAACTCATAGTAACGATCGGTTTTTTCTGCCACTTCCAAACGGATGGCCGGTATCAACAGCCCATTCTCCTCAAAATAAACTTC from Flavobacteriales bacterium harbors:
- a CDS encoding glycosyltransferase — its product is MPVKNAGPFLEECLNSIIEQTETDWELIAVNDGSIDDSPTILNRFAERDKRINVLDRNGSGIIDALRTAYANSSGELITRMDADDRMVPQKLQTLKQNLLDVGKGNLATGLVEYFSKNELGDGYRKYEQWLNGLTAEGNNYTEIYKECVIPSPCWMVYREDLDRCGAFELDTYPEDYDLCFRFYAQGLKVIPTTKVLHHWRDHSSRTSRNHPHYADNRFLELKLNWFLKLDHDPQRPLVLWGAGSKGKSLAKLLTENHVPFHWVCNNPKKIGHLIYGVEIRSEQFLSELENPQVIVSVANPQEQAELKDLLGERAYFFC
- a CDS encoding T9SS type A sorting domain-containing protein; translation: MRFCLFILLFVPQLVIAQKWVAIDDDIAPIDRKDALMRQPAGTLGTDTTEIKQFLMDEVDNLKAPNVGLALENFAQSPKAKHYRFVQTLNGRKVFRGSVKLNVGNDGKILSLFDHTFGIQNDVDATFPDHGPYHEGLAVHYREPHNGILDHYNLEEVYFEENGLLIPAIRLEVAEKTDRYYELVLNKDVKVVYQNDLLCYAAPQDTTVTVWVFNPDPLTTAHQNYGAPYADAGDQDILQLNAERIAVEVPATFENDTFFLRNDFVQIRDFSFPDVAPVTSITPEFNYTRAESGFEDGNAFYHLTTFQQYIQSLGFTDLANYRIDVDPHALNGADNSNFNGAFNPPQLKFGEGGVDDAEDADVIIHEYGHAISNSAAPNTNVGGSERSALDEALGDYFASSYSRYLSTFRWADVFTWDGHNEYWGGRSSVSNDHYPEDLTNNLYGDADIWSATLMQIWGDIGREATDAIMLQTTYSFATGMTMPQAALAFIQADTLLFGGAHHDPIYQRMFDRGLLPASIGIDEVNPQEETFRVFNTKGFASGTQPLRIVSDKGISANLYNALGQRLQSYSAPNGVLHVPSNGLQSGVYILELSNDKDRKAIKLVKN